The genomic segment GAAGCCCTCGGCGATCGCGTACGACGGCAGCAGGATCATGAAGTTCGTGTTGCTGATGGCCGACGTGGAATTGGAGATGAGGATCACCAGGTAGATGGGATCCCTCAGCACGCTCAGATCGAAGAAACGAGTCTTCTCGGGCGTCTCCGAGTTCTCCTTCGACCTTAAGGTGTCCTGTTTCGGCTCCTCCGCGTACTTGTAGCAGATTTCTTCCTTGCTTCCGGCGTCGTTCGAGACGCTCTTCGGAGACTCGAACCGCGGCTTGCCGCCTTCGGAGGAGGAGCTGCCTCGTCGCGACAGGTTCAACGCCGCGTCGCCGCTCTCCCCCGAGCGAGTCGCCATGCCGATCTCGTTCGCGCTTGGAACACTGCCCCGTGAGATCGCTCCCCGCGTCTCCTGCGTTTGGAGGCTCGGATTGACGTCGGACGACCGTAGCCTGAGAATCGCGCCGGCGTTCTGCTCGCTTCTCTGGCGATTTGACTTTCTCGCGGATGATGTCTCGCGAGACGCCTTCTCATCGGTCGTTTCTAGCGCCACGTTATGCAGAAGCTCCGAGAACTTGCGCACGCACTCGTCATCGCCGTCATCGCGACGGACGGCCCGAGCGCTCGGATCGTATTTCGAATCAATCCCCTTTTTCTCGGCCGACTCTTGCTTTCTGTCCGCCGACTCGTCGAGAGTCAGCGCTTCGTTATCGATACCCTCGTCCAGGGGTACGATTTTCATATGCTGTTCGACCGGATGGTACAGAAGACCGCAGACTAGCGTGTTCAGCGTGATCGCACCCATGATGAGCACCGCTCCTCTGGAATATGACAATGAAATCCAATTCAGGACATTTCAGGGGGGAAGTCGAAGGGAAAGTCGAAGAATAGCTTTTTTTTATCTCCGCTTCGTTGCCTCGCATTGGAGCGCTTTTCTTGAGAACGCGATTTCGAAGCGCTCTGGAACGGTTCgaaaagaacaaaaagaaaaacggatTAGTTATGATTGTGTGCGTTGCGTTCGAATGTCATCTAAAAAGAAGATGACATCTAACGAGCAGGTTCTGTTAAGTTACATTGCCAAGATTTATAGTACATAGTTTTACACCTTTTAGCTTTTTTTAGTCTTCTACAAGTATATTCCCAAATCAAAGTCTCTTTACTGCAGTTCTTCCTTCTCATAAAACTCACCTGTGTCCGAAGGTGTCCAACAGGTATTGCAGCAACGGCGGTAGTACTATGGTGCCAATCGCGCTGCCGGAGATGCATAAACCGTTCGCTACTCCCCGCAGTTTCTCAAAGTACGACGTGACAATGTAAACTGTCGGTGGGAACGATAACCCAGCGCCGATCCCGACCATAAGCCCATAACTGCGTACGGAAAAATTGATGACATGAATTTATATCAATGTGCTAATCAGGGTTGGGTAGTAACTAGTTAACTATAGTTAAAAGTTAagttaacaagttattaacttttaacgtGAACTTAGTTAATTTCTGGGTCGTTAACTTTAAATTTAACTTACTAGTTAAAGAAAACAATGAAGTTGcccacacccacagaaaagatttctggacttaatgctattactctttaatctatcataaaataagatcgctatagcgacaatcatatttattattgaaaagaagcatattttaatcttgaatagaaaattccaaaatctagatttaaataatcttggtgctgtctcattcattttctcagaaggatttagatacaaatttctagcaagttcacaatattcttgatttcagaatattgtcagatctaaaagacatcttattctattcttctaagagaatttgtagaatctgcacaaaacggccaatatttatgtgttgcaatcgaaaattgggaaagtgtttctgttatttacaatgaataagtggaaatgtcttatctcgaatcttatttctcaagtaagtatattgtatatacttacttacatttccatatcttttaatatttcttgtagagtattgcacttattcgttgtaaataacagaagcactttcccgattttcgattgcaacacataaatattggccgttttatccgaataaagaggacggcgccgagtcgacgagcgaccgtgagaaaatgatgcgtcgacatcgacaaagcctactataaagtggcgctaatatcaaattattctacatacaagaatatataagcataaatttgtacatgttactcttgtctcgagacagtgagacaatcttatttaattcgagagagaagaatagaaattactgatttaaattaaaaattgttttattttcatattttttatacttgtaatacgattaaa from the Ooceraea biroi isolate clonal line C1 chromosome 13, Obir_v5.4, whole genome shotgun sequence genome contains:
- the LOC105280046 gene encoding monocarboxylate transporter 9; translation: MPKQEERMSASRESHGTCTATTENMSSMRRKMKTKMVPPDGGWGWVVLLSALVVNFLIPGTVKSFGVLFVEFLHVFKASSTAGSWMPALCYFLYSSLGPLSSILSTKYSYRTVTLIGGAFAASGMMLSYFANSVTYLYVSYGLMVGIGAGLSFPPTVYIVTSYFEKLRGVANGLCISGSAIGTIVLPPLLQYLLDTFGHRGAVLIMGAITLNTLVCGLLYHPVEQHMKIVPLDEGIDNEALTLDESADRKQESAEKKGIDSKYDPSARAVRRDDGDDECVRKFSELLHNVALETTDEKASRETSSARKSNRQRSEQNAGAILRLRSSDVNPSLQTQETRGAISRGSVPSANEIGMATRSGESGDAALNLSRRGSSSSEGGKPRFESPKSVSNDAGSKEEICYKYAEEPKQDTLRSKENSETPEKTRFFDLSVLRDPIYLVILISNSTSAISNTNFMILLPSYAIAEGFDKNSSALLLSIVSALDLIGRIGGASLSDIDFVPKYYYFVGGLGTSGIALALLPMATSYTMLSFFCGLFGLSSGMYIGITTVILADMLGTEKLSSSYGISLFVNGVLQLVGPPVCGIVYENVLSYKPIFLAFGIILILGTALWAIVPVINRNNKKDLETI